From Oreochromis niloticus isolate F11D_XX linkage group LG14, O_niloticus_UMD_NMBU, whole genome shotgun sequence, one genomic window encodes:
- the aldoca gene encoding fructose-bisphosphate aldolase C-A isoform X2, which produces MTHQFPTLSEAQKRELHETALRIVSPGKGILAADESVGSMAKRLAQVGVENTEENRRQYRQILFSADDRINSCIGGVIFFHETLYQHSDNGVPFVKMIRDRGILVGVKVDKGVVPLAGTCGETTTQGLDGLSERCAQYKKDGAVFAKWRCVLKVSDVNPSKLAITENANVLARYSSICQQHGIVPVIEPEILPDGDHDLKRCQYVTEKVLAAVYKAMSDHHVYLEGTLLKPNMVTPGHSCSTKYSPEEVAMATLTALRRTVPPAVTGIAFLSGGQSEEEASIHLNAINNCPLPKPWVLTFSFGRALQASALRAWRGHKENEKAATEQFIKRAEVNSLACQGKYTGGDNYGEAGQRIYGSCHAY; this is translated from the exons ATGACGCATCAGTTCCCAACGCTCTCCGAGGCTCAGAAGAGGGAGCTGCATGAGACCGCTTTACGCATAGTTTCTCCAGGGAAGGGCATCCTGGCTGCAGATGAGTCTGTAG GCAGTATGGCTAAGCGGCTGGCTCAAGTTGGAGTGGAGAACACGGAGGAGAACCGCAGGCAGTATCGCCAGATTCTCTTCAGTGCGGACGATCGCATCAACAGCTGCATCGGAGGGGTCATCTTCTTCCACGAGACCCTGTACCAACACTCTGACAATGGCGTTCCCTTTGTCAAAATGATCAGGGACAGGGGAATCCTGGTTGGAGTCAAG GTTGACAAAGGTGTTGTTCCCCTGGCAGGAACTTGTGGAGAAACCACCACACAGG GTCTGGATGGATTGTCTGAGCGTTGTGCGCAGTATAAAAAGGACGGTGCTGTCTTCGCAAAGTGGCGCTGTGTGCTCAAAGTTAGTGACGTCAATCCATCAAAGCTGGCTATCACAGAAAATGCGAATGTTCTTGCACGTTACTCTAGTATCTGCCAGCAG cATGGCATCGTGCCCGTCATAGAGCCAGAGATTTTGCCTGATGGTGATCATGACCTGAAGCGCTGCCAGTATGTCACTGAGAAG GTCCTGGCTGCAGTGTACAAGGCCATGTCAGACCACCACGTGTACCTCGAAGGCACTCTGCTCAAACCCAACATGGTCACTCCTGGACACAGCTGCTCCACCAAGTACAGCCCAGAGGAGGTTGCAATGGCAACCCTCACTGCTCTGCGCCGCACAGTTCCCCCAGCTGTGACAG GAATTGCTTTTCTGTCAGGAGGTCAGAGTGAAGAGGAGGCCTCTATCCACCTTAATGCCATCAACAACTGCCCTCTGCCCAAACCCTGGGTCCTGACGTTCTCCTTCGGACGAGCCCTGCAGGCGTCTGCACTCAGAGCCTGGAGAGGACATAAAGAAAACGAGAAAGCCGCCACTGAACAGTTCATCAAGAGAGCAGAG GTGAACAGTCTGGCATGTCAGGGAAAGTACACTGGTGGAGATAACTATGGAGAGGCTGGCCAGCGCATTTACGGTTCCTGCCATGCATATTGA
- the aldoca gene encoding fructose-bisphosphate aldolase C-A isoform X1 yields MRPILISGCSDNQSLRMTHQFPTLSEAQKRELHETALRIVSPGKGILAADESVGSMAKRLAQVGVENTEENRRQYRQILFSADDRINSCIGGVIFFHETLYQHSDNGVPFVKMIRDRGILVGVKVDKGVVPLAGTCGETTTQGLDGLSERCAQYKKDGAVFAKWRCVLKVSDVNPSKLAITENANVLARYSSICQQHGIVPVIEPEILPDGDHDLKRCQYVTEKVLAAVYKAMSDHHVYLEGTLLKPNMVTPGHSCSTKYSPEEVAMATLTALRRTVPPAVTGIAFLSGGQSEEEASIHLNAINNCPLPKPWVLTFSFGRALQASALRAWRGHKENEKAATEQFIKRAEVNSLACQGKYTGGDNYGEAGQRIYGSCHAY; encoded by the exons ATGAGACCCATCTTAATTTCAG GCTGCTCAGACAATCAGTCACTCAGGATGACGCATCAGTTCCCAACGCTCTCCGAGGCTCAGAAGAGGGAGCTGCATGAGACCGCTTTACGCATAGTTTCTCCAGGGAAGGGCATCCTGGCTGCAGATGAGTCTGTAG GCAGTATGGCTAAGCGGCTGGCTCAAGTTGGAGTGGAGAACACGGAGGAGAACCGCAGGCAGTATCGCCAGATTCTCTTCAGTGCGGACGATCGCATCAACAGCTGCATCGGAGGGGTCATCTTCTTCCACGAGACCCTGTACCAACACTCTGACAATGGCGTTCCCTTTGTCAAAATGATCAGGGACAGGGGAATCCTGGTTGGAGTCAAG GTTGACAAAGGTGTTGTTCCCCTGGCAGGAACTTGTGGAGAAACCACCACACAGG GTCTGGATGGATTGTCTGAGCGTTGTGCGCAGTATAAAAAGGACGGTGCTGTCTTCGCAAAGTGGCGCTGTGTGCTCAAAGTTAGTGACGTCAATCCATCAAAGCTGGCTATCACAGAAAATGCGAATGTTCTTGCACGTTACTCTAGTATCTGCCAGCAG cATGGCATCGTGCCCGTCATAGAGCCAGAGATTTTGCCTGATGGTGATCATGACCTGAAGCGCTGCCAGTATGTCACTGAGAAG GTCCTGGCTGCAGTGTACAAGGCCATGTCAGACCACCACGTGTACCTCGAAGGCACTCTGCTCAAACCCAACATGGTCACTCCTGGACACAGCTGCTCCACCAAGTACAGCCCAGAGGAGGTTGCAATGGCAACCCTCACTGCTCTGCGCCGCACAGTTCCCCCAGCTGTGACAG GAATTGCTTTTCTGTCAGGAGGTCAGAGTGAAGAGGAGGCCTCTATCCACCTTAATGCCATCAACAACTGCCCTCTGCCCAAACCCTGGGTCCTGACGTTCTCCTTCGGACGAGCCCTGCAGGCGTCTGCACTCAGAGCCTGGAGAGGACATAAAGAAAACGAGAAAGCCGCCACTGAACAGTTCATCAAGAGAGCAGAG GTGAACAGTCTGGCATGTCAGGGAAAGTACACTGGTGGAGATAACTATGGAGAGGCTGGCCAGCGCATTTACGGTTCCTGCCATGCATATTGA
- the srsf1a gene encoding LOW QUALITY PROTEIN: serine/arginine-rich splicing factor 1A (The sequence of the model RefSeq protein was modified relative to this genomic sequence to represent the inferred CDS: inserted 1 base in 1 codon) codes for MSGVVRGPAGNNDCRIYVGNLPPDIRTKDVEDVFYKYGTIRDIDLKNRRXGPPFAFIEFEDPRDADDAVYGRDGYDYDGYRLRVEFPRSGRGSRGGFGIGGAPRGRYGPPSRRSEYRVVVSGLPQSGSWQDLKDHMREAGDVCYADVYRDGTGVVEFVRKEDMTYAVRKLDNTKFRSHEGETAYIRVKLDGPRSPSYGRSRSRSRGSRSRSRSRSASRSRSNSRGRGRGSPRYSPRHSRSRSRS; via the exons ATGTCGGGTGTTGTGCGAGGCCCCGCTGGGAACAACGACTGCCGAATTTACGTGGGAAACCTCCCCCCAGATATACGCACAAAAGATGTGGAAGACGTGTTCTACAAGTACGGGACGATTCGAGATATCGATCTGAAGAACCGGA GGGGGCCCCCGTTCGCCTTTATTGAATTCGAAGACCCCAG GGACGCTGATGATGCCGTCTATGGACGTGATGGATACGACTACGACGGCTACAGACTGCGTGTGGAGTTTCCCCGGAGCGGCAGGGGATCCAGAGGAGGGTTTGGGATCGGAGGAGCGCCCAGAGGCAGATATGGACCCCCCTCCAGACGATCTGAGTACAGGGTCGTTGTGTCAG GGCTCCCTCAGAGCGGCAGCTGGCAGGACCTGAAGGACCACATGCGTGAGGCAGGCGACGTGTGCTACGCCGACGTTTACAGAGACGGGACTGGAGTTGTAGAATTTGTGCGCAAAGAAGACATGACCTATGCCGTTCGCAAACTGGACAACACCAAATTCCGCTCCCATGAG GGAGAGACTGCTTACATTCGTGTGAAATTAGACGGTCCCCGCAGCCCAAGTTACGGAAGATCACGCTCTCGCAGCCGTGGCAGCCGAAGCAGGAGCCGCAGTCGGAGCGCCAGCCGGAGTCGCAGCAATTCCCGTGGTCGTGGCAGAGGATCGCCCCGCTACTCACCCCGTCACAGCCGCTCTCGCTCCCGTTCCTAA